One Glycine max cultivar Williams 82 chromosome 3, Glycine_max_v4.0, whole genome shotgun sequence DNA window includes the following coding sequences:
- the LOC102663674 gene encoding serine/threonine-protein kinase haspin homolog, which produces MLSAPSGKGSEDIEAAVKKLSLVSTSSSMDDDQINPFSVLLSICGQSAPSVLQDIFSRGNILVGRSDSETLQFTLNGKNMLIKTHGLIISIIDFTLSTINTGDSILYLDLSSDPDLFKGPKGDKQSETYRRMKEVTEDCWEGSCPKTNVLWLIYLVDILLMKKSFERTTKHERDLRSLKKRLDKYDSAKEAVLDPFFTDLFIESDPKA; this is translated from the exons ATGCTGTCTGCTCCAAGTGGTAAAGGATCTGAAGATATTGAAGCTGCTGTTAAGAAACTTTCTCTGGTATCAACGTCATCTTCAATGGATGATGACCAAATTAATCCATTTTCTGTTTTATTATCGATTTGTGGACAGTCTGCACCTTCAGTGTTACAAGATATTTTCTCTAG GGGAAATATACTTGTGGGCCGAAGTGATTCTGAAACGTTGCAGTTCACTCTCAATGGCAAGAATATGTTAATCAAAACGCATGGATTAATAATATCTATTATTGACTTCACTTTATCTACAATAAACACAG GTGATAGCATACTGTATTTAGATCTTTCCTCTGATCCTGACCTATTTAAAGGACCGAAAGGGGACAAACAG TCAGAAACATATCGGAGGATGAAGGAGGTGACTGAAGATTGCTGGGAAGGAAG CTGTCCTAAAACAAACGTGTTATGGTTGATCTACTTGGTAGACATACTCCTCATGAAGAAATCATTT GAACGTACTACAAAGCACGAGAGAGATCTACGATCCTTGAAGAAACGTCTTGACAAGTATGATTCGGCCAAGGAAGCAGTTCTTGACCCCTTCTTCACTGATTTGTTCATTGAGTCGGACCCAAAGGCTTAA
- the LOC100787014 gene encoding probable receptor-like protein kinase At5g18500: MGSNLNAELSKKTPIFGLKVWEIFGIVVGLSIIVILSVVSLCLTSRKKSRKDKDKIPLSQIPTVSKEIKEVRVEQVPTNVFAPRDGILLTIQDKSSDKESDKVMVHLGVGKMKNGDSGTHSDSFHYIEKDGGVSHSQSGEEGSSGTVTVYKQSSSYPITAPSPLSGLPEFSHLGWGHWFTLRDLELATNRFSKENVLGEGGYGVVYRGQLINGTPVAVKKILNNTGQAEKEFRVEVEAIGHVRHKNLVRLLGYCIEGTLRMLVYEYVNNGNLEQWLHGAMRHHGYLTWEARIKILLGTAKALAYLHEAIEPKVVHRDVKSSNILIDDDFNAKVSDFGLAKLLGAGKSYVTTRVMGTFGYVAPEYANTGLLNEKSDVYSFGVLLLEGITGRDPVDYGRPANEVNLVDWLKMMVGNRRSEEVVDPNIEVKPSTRALKRALLTALRCVDPDSEKRPKMGQVVRMLESEEYPLPREDRRHRRRNREGSGEIESQKEYSDTDRSEIQDSREERRG; the protein is encoded by the exons ATGGGGTCTAATCTTAATGCTGAATTATCCAAGAAAACTCCCATTTTTGGTCTAAAAGTTTGGGAAATATTTGGAATTGTAGTTGGATTGTCTATAATAGTCATTCTTTCTGTGGTCTCACTTTGCCTAACCTCAAGGAAGAAATCTagaaaagataaagacaagATTCCCCTTAGTCAAATACCAACTGTCTCAAAGGAAATCAAGGAAGTGCGGGTTGAACAAGTGCCAACTAATGTATTTGCTCCTCGTGATGGAATACTTCTCACGATTCAGGATAAGTCCAGTGACAAGGAATCAGACAAGGTCATGGTTCATTTAGGTGTGGGGAAGATGAAGAATGGAGATAGTGGCACTCACTCAGATTCATTTCATTACATTGAGAAAGATGGAGGCGTTTCACACTCACAGTCAGGAGAAGAAGGTAGCTCTGGCACGGTTACAGTGTACAAGCAATCTTCTTCATACCCTATAACAGCTCCTTCACCTCTATCTGGCCTTCCAGAATTCTCTCACTTGGGTTGGGGTCACTGGTTTACCTTGAGGGATCTTGAACTTGCTACGAACCgtttttccaaagaaaatgtCCTCGGTGAAGGCGGCTATGGAGTGGTTTATAGGGGACAGTTGATCAATGGAACTCCAGTGGCAGTTAAAAAGATACTTAATAACAC AGGTCAAGCAGAGAAAGAATTTAGAGTAGAAGTTGAAGCTATTGGCCATGTCCGACACAAAAACTTGGTTCGACTTTTGGGGTACTGCATTGAGGGAACTCTCAG GATGTTAGTTTATGAGTATGTCAATAATGGAAACTTAGAGCAATGGCTTCATGGAGCTATGCGTCACCATGGATACCTTACGTGGGAAGCACGTATCAAGATTCTCCTTGGCACAGCCAAAGC GCTAGCGTATTTGCATGAAGCAATTGAACCAAAGGTGGTGCACCGTGATGTAAAGTCAAGCAACATATTAATTGATGATGATTTCAATGCCAAGGTTTCTGATTTTGGCCTGGCCAAATTATTGGGTGCTGGGAAGAGTTATGTCACAACAAGAGTTATGGGAACTTTTGG ATATGTGGCTCCTGAATATGCAAATACTGGCCTTCTAAATGAGAAGAGTGATGTTTATAGCTTTGGTGTTTTGCTATTGGAAGGAATTACTGGTAGAGATCCAGTTGACTATGGTCGACCAGCAAATGAA GTGAACCTTGTTGATTGGCTGAAAATGATGGTTGGAAACAGGAGATCAGAAGAAGTGGTGGACCCCAACATTGAGGTGAAGCCATCCACCAGAGCTTTAAAACGGGCTCTCTTAACTGCTTTAAGATGTGTAGATCCAGATTCTGagaaaaggcccaagatgggcCAAGTTGTACGAATGTTGGAGTCAGAGGAATACCCTTTACCAAGAGAG GACCGAAGACACCGAAGAAGAAATCGAGAGGGTAGTGGAGAAATTGAGTCCCAGAAGGAATATTCTGACACAGACAGGAGTGAGATTcaggattcaagagaagaaagaagagggtGA
- the LOC100787551 gene encoding ATP-citrate synthase alpha chain protein 2 isoform X2 gives MARKKIREYHSKRLLKEHLKRLASIDLQILSAQVTESTDFTELTDQHPWLSSTRLVVKPDMLFGKRGKSGLVALNLDIAQVAEFVKARLGVEVEMGGCKAPITTFIVEPFVPHDQEFYLSIVSERLGSTISFSECGGIEIEENWDKVKTIFLPTEKPLTPEACAPLIAILPLEIRGTIGDFIMGVFAVFKDLDFSFLEMNPFTLVNEKPYPLDMRGELDDTAAFKNFNKWGNIEFPLPFGRILSPTESFIHSLDDKTSASLKFTILNPKGRIWTMVAGGGASVIYADTVGDLGYASELGNYAEYSGAPNEEEVLQYARVVIDCATEDPDGRKRALLIGGGIANFTDVAATFNGIIRALKEKESKLKAAQMHIYVRRGGPNYQTGLAKMRALGEELGVPIQVYGPEATMTGICKQAIDCIMSEA, from the exons ATGGCGAGGAAGAAGATCAGAGAGTACCACTCCAAGAGGCTTCTCAAGGAGCATCTCAAACGTCTCGCCTCTATCGACCTCCAAATCCTCTCAGCTCAG GTGACAGAATCTACGGATTTCACTGAGCTGACAGACCAGCATCCATGGCTTTCGTCAACCAGATTGGTCGTCAAGCCAGACATGCTGTTCGGGAAGCGCGGCAAGAGTGGCTTAGTTGCTCTCAATTTAGACATAGCTCAAGTCGCCGAGTTCGTCAAAGCACGCCTCGGCGTTGAG GTTGAGATGGGAGGTTGCAAGGCGCCTATAACCACTTTTATTGTCGAACCGTTTGTTCCTCACGACCAAGAGTTTTATCTGTCTATTGTTTCTGAAAGGCTTGGCTCCACTATCAGCTTCTCCGAATGTGGCGGCATTGAAATTGAAGAGAATTGGGATAAG GTCAAAACTATATTCCTTCCGACGGAAAAACCATTGACTCCGGAGGCATGTGCGCCATTGATTGCTATACTTCCTTTGGAG ATTAGGGGGACAATTGGCGATTTCATAATGGGTGTGTTTGCTGTCTTCAAAG ATCTGGACTTCAGTTTTTTAGAGATGAATCCATTTACACTGGTGAATGAAAAGCCATATCCACTGGATATGAGAGGGGAATTGGATGACACTGCCGCATTCAAGAACTTCAACAA GTGGGGTAATATAGAATTTCCATTGCCTTTTGGAAGAATTCTGAGCCCTACAGAAAGCTTCATTCATTCCTTGGATgataag ACAAGTGCATCATTGAAATTTACTATATTGAATCCGAAAGGACGCATATGGACAATGGTAGCAGGAGGTGGTGCAAGTGTAATTTATGCTGATACG GTTGGAGATTTAGGCTATGCATCAGAGCTTGGAAACTATGCTGAGTATAGTGGAGCTCCGAATGAGGAGGAGGTGTTGCAGTATGCAAGAGTTGTAATTGAT TGTGCTACTGAAGACCCCGATGGCCGTAAGAGAGCCCTTCTTATTGGAGGTGGCATAGCAAACTTCACTGATGTTGCTGCCACATTCAACGGGATTATTCGAGCCCTGAAAGAGAAG GAATCAAAGCTTAAAGCAGCGCAAATGCACATATATGTCAGAAGAGGTGGTCCAAACTACCAGACTGGTTTGGCAAAGATGCGTGCATTGGGGGAGGAGTTGGGAGTACCAATTCAG GTTTATGGACCGGAGGCCACGATGACGGGTATCTGCAAACAAGCTATTGATTGCATCATGTCCGAAGCATAA
- the LOC100787551 gene encoding ATP-citrate synthase alpha chain protein 2 isoform X1 — MARKKIREYHSKRLLKEHLKRLASIDLQILSAQVSIHQLFNMSVLFCSVLNLDSSQVTESTDFTELTDQHPWLSSTRLVVKPDMLFGKRGKSGLVALNLDIAQVAEFVKARLGVEVEMGGCKAPITTFIVEPFVPHDQEFYLSIVSERLGSTISFSECGGIEIEENWDKVKTIFLPTEKPLTPEACAPLIAILPLEIRGTIGDFIMGVFAVFKDLDFSFLEMNPFTLVNEKPYPLDMRGELDDTAAFKNFNKWGNIEFPLPFGRILSPTESFIHSLDDKTSASLKFTILNPKGRIWTMVAGGGASVIYADTVGDLGYASELGNYAEYSGAPNEEEVLQYARVVIDCATEDPDGRKRALLIGGGIANFTDVAATFNGIIRALKEKESKLKAAQMHIYVRRGGPNYQTGLAKMRALGEELGVPIQVYGPEATMTGICKQAIDCIMSEA; from the exons ATGGCGAGGAAGAAGATCAGAGAGTACCACTCCAAGAGGCTTCTCAAGGAGCATCTCAAACGTCTCGCCTCTATCGACCTCCAAATCCTCTCAGCTCAGGTTTCAATTCACCAACTTTTTAACATGTCTGTTCTGTTCTGTTCTGTTCTGAACTTGGATTCTTCGCAGGTGACAGAATCTACGGATTTCACTGAGCTGACAGACCAGCATCCATGGCTTTCGTCAACCAGATTGGTCGTCAAGCCAGACATGCTGTTCGGGAAGCGCGGCAAGAGTGGCTTAGTTGCTCTCAATTTAGACATAGCTCAAGTCGCCGAGTTCGTCAAAGCACGCCTCGGCGTTGAG GTTGAGATGGGAGGTTGCAAGGCGCCTATAACCACTTTTATTGTCGAACCGTTTGTTCCTCACGACCAAGAGTTTTATCTGTCTATTGTTTCTGAAAGGCTTGGCTCCACTATCAGCTTCTCCGAATGTGGCGGCATTGAAATTGAAGAGAATTGGGATAAG GTCAAAACTATATTCCTTCCGACGGAAAAACCATTGACTCCGGAGGCATGTGCGCCATTGATTGCTATACTTCCTTTGGAG ATTAGGGGGACAATTGGCGATTTCATAATGGGTGTGTTTGCTGTCTTCAAAG ATCTGGACTTCAGTTTTTTAGAGATGAATCCATTTACACTGGTGAATGAAAAGCCATATCCACTGGATATGAGAGGGGAATTGGATGACACTGCCGCATTCAAGAACTTCAACAA GTGGGGTAATATAGAATTTCCATTGCCTTTTGGAAGAATTCTGAGCCCTACAGAAAGCTTCATTCATTCCTTGGATgataag ACAAGTGCATCATTGAAATTTACTATATTGAATCCGAAAGGACGCATATGGACAATGGTAGCAGGAGGTGGTGCAAGTGTAATTTATGCTGATACG GTTGGAGATTTAGGCTATGCATCAGAGCTTGGAAACTATGCTGAGTATAGTGGAGCTCCGAATGAGGAGGAGGTGTTGCAGTATGCAAGAGTTGTAATTGAT TGTGCTACTGAAGACCCCGATGGCCGTAAGAGAGCCCTTCTTATTGGAGGTGGCATAGCAAACTTCACTGATGTTGCTGCCACATTCAACGGGATTATTCGAGCCCTGAAAGAGAAG GAATCAAAGCTTAAAGCAGCGCAAATGCACATATATGTCAGAAGAGGTGGTCCAAACTACCAGACTGGTTTGGCAAAGATGCGTGCATTGGGGGAGGAGTTGGGAGTACCAATTCAG GTTTATGGACCGGAGGCCACGATGACGGGTATCTGCAAACAAGCTATTGATTGCATCATGTCCGAAGCATAA
- the LOC100787551 gene encoding ATP-citrate synthase alpha chain protein 2 isoform X3, whose amino-acid sequence MARKKIREYHSKRLLKEHLKRLASIDLQILSAQVTESTDFTELTDQHPWLSSTRLVVKPDMLFGKRGKSGLVALNLDIAQVAEFVKARLGVEVEMGGCKAPITTFIVEPFVPHDQEFYLSIVSERLGSTISFSECGGIEIEENWDKVKTIFLPTEKPLTPEACAPLIAILPLEIRGTIGDFIMGVFAVFKDLDFSFLEMNPFTLVNEKPYPLDMRGELDDTAAFKNFNKWGNIEFPLPFGRILSPTESFIHSLDDKTSASLKFTILNPKGRIWTMVAGGGASVIYADTVGDLGYASELGNYAEYSGAPNEEEVLQYARVVIDVKIISNVLLKTPMAVREPFLLEVA is encoded by the exons ATGGCGAGGAAGAAGATCAGAGAGTACCACTCCAAGAGGCTTCTCAAGGAGCATCTCAAACGTCTCGCCTCTATCGACCTCCAAATCCTCTCAGCTCAG GTGACAGAATCTACGGATTTCACTGAGCTGACAGACCAGCATCCATGGCTTTCGTCAACCAGATTGGTCGTCAAGCCAGACATGCTGTTCGGGAAGCGCGGCAAGAGTGGCTTAGTTGCTCTCAATTTAGACATAGCTCAAGTCGCCGAGTTCGTCAAAGCACGCCTCGGCGTTGAG GTTGAGATGGGAGGTTGCAAGGCGCCTATAACCACTTTTATTGTCGAACCGTTTGTTCCTCACGACCAAGAGTTTTATCTGTCTATTGTTTCTGAAAGGCTTGGCTCCACTATCAGCTTCTCCGAATGTGGCGGCATTGAAATTGAAGAGAATTGGGATAAG GTCAAAACTATATTCCTTCCGACGGAAAAACCATTGACTCCGGAGGCATGTGCGCCATTGATTGCTATACTTCCTTTGGAG ATTAGGGGGACAATTGGCGATTTCATAATGGGTGTGTTTGCTGTCTTCAAAG ATCTGGACTTCAGTTTTTTAGAGATGAATCCATTTACACTGGTGAATGAAAAGCCATATCCACTGGATATGAGAGGGGAATTGGATGACACTGCCGCATTCAAGAACTTCAACAA GTGGGGTAATATAGAATTTCCATTGCCTTTTGGAAGAATTCTGAGCCCTACAGAAAGCTTCATTCATTCCTTGGATgataag ACAAGTGCATCATTGAAATTTACTATATTGAATCCGAAAGGACGCATATGGACAATGGTAGCAGGAGGTGGTGCAAGTGTAATTTATGCTGATACG GTTGGAGATTTAGGCTATGCATCAGAGCTTGGAAACTATGCTGAGTATAGTGGAGCTCCGAATGAGGAGGAGGTGTTGCAGTATGCAAGAGTTGTAATTGATGTAAAGATCATATCcaa TGTGCTACTGAAGACCCCGATGGCCGTAAGAGAGCCCTTCTTATTGGAGGTGGCATAG